A portion of the Glycine max cultivar Williams 82 chromosome 10, Glycine_max_v4.0, whole genome shotgun sequence genome contains these proteins:
- the LOC100798824 gene encoding lysine-specific demethylase JMJ25 codes for MQGEINIHQFFTGYTNGRRDWLAWPQILKLKDWPPSNLFEEQLPRHCAEFISSLPFKEYTDPHKGSLNLAVKLPNGSLKPDLGPKTYIAYGFLQELGRGDSVTKLHCDMSDAVNVLTHIAEVKLDSDQLTVIEKLKQKHLEQEKRELLGDDQDGETNVDMLNNSSSTINALDRQSSVEVMEQEGGLCDGKEVDQFHQPSGSNEVAIANEDGISYGSELIEVDKVKINQGDLLFGGMLQMVLSGIFFGDRMSLSCRNI; via the exons ATGCAGGGGGAAATTAATATCCACCAATTTTTTACTGGCTATACAAATGGTCGTAGGGATTGGCTTGCTTGGCCACagatattgaaattaaaagattGGCCTCCTTCTAATTTATTTGAGGAACAATTGCCTCGTCATTGTGCTGAGTTCATATCTTCCTTACCCTTCAAGGAATATACTGATCCTCACAAAGGTTCTCTTAACCTTGCTGTGAAGTTGCCTAATGGTTCTCTAAAGCCAGACCTGGGGCCAAAAACATATATTGCTTATGGATTTCTTCAGGAGCTTGGACGTGGTGATTCAGTGACTAAGCTCCATTGTGATATGTCTGATGCA GTAAATGTGTTGACTCATATTGCTGAAGTGAAACTGGATTCTGATCAACTTACTGTCATTGAGAAGTTGAAGCAAAAGCATCTCGAGCAAGAGAAAAGGGAGCTACTTGGCGATGATCAGGATGGAGAAACTAATGTTGACATGCTTAATAATTCATCTTCTACAATAAATGCTTTGGACAGGCAAAGTAGTGTTGAAGTCATGGAACAAGAAGGTGGATTATGTGATGGGAAAGAAGTTGATCAGTTTCATCAACCGTCTGGTAGTAATGAGGTTGCCATTGCTAATGAGGATGGTATTTCATATGGATCAGAGCTCATAGAGGTTgacaaagtaaaaataaatcaaggtGATTTGTTGTTTGGGGGGATGCTTCAGATGGTGCTCTCTGGGATATTTTTCGGAGACAGGATGTCCCTAAGTTGCAGGAATATCTGA